The Streptomyces sp. A2-16 sequence CGAACTCGGCGAAGAGCGTCAGCGTCAGGAAGTGCCCGTCAGAGGACGGATCCGGCACCACGAACCAGTGCGCATAGGCGTCCAGCTCGCTTGCCAGGCTCTTGGCTTTCCCCGCATCCATTTGGTCCCTCTCCGAGCCGCCGGCGGCCCTCATGGCATCGCTTGTTGCACGCGTGCCAGTACACGGCGAGCAGACTGGTTCCGGGAGCGTTCACCAGGGGGTTCACATGAACACCAGCAAAGGCAAAGGGGGTTCACCAATGAACCCCCTGCGGCGATACTCCTGTGACAGGATGAGCACTCGCCGTCATTCTCGGGTTGGCAGGGGAGCATGAGCCGAGAGCCGAACGCGCACTTAGTTGCCGTCATGGACGAAGCGCAGGTCTCGAACAAGGGTCTTGCGAAGCGGATGAAGGACGCCGCCGAGCAGCGCGGCGTGCACCTCGGAACAACCCACGTTTCCGTGCAGCGATGGCGGGACGGCGCAGGCATTACACCTCAGACCGCCGCGATCATGGCAGACGTGCTGAGCACCAAAACCGGCCGTCGGATCACACCCGGCGATCTCGGTTTCTTCGATCACTCGCAGCAGCCGGCACCCCAGCCCATCGGCTACGCGGACACAGTGCCGGACGTTCTGTCCATTCTGGAGCGCCTCGCCGACCAATCCCCCGACGCCCCGGCATCCGACCAGTTGGCCATCGCGGACGGCGACCTCAATTCTGCCGTCCTGTCCTGGATGATCGCGCGCCCGGACGGTATTCAGCCCGACAGACCCAGCCACCAGCGCGTCGGCATGCGCGACGTCCGCGCGATCAAGGACGCGGCCGGGATGTTCATGCAGCTCGACTTCAAGTACGGCGGAGGCCATGGCCACAAGGCCCTACGCCACTACTTCCGCCACGAGGTCCTGCCTCTCCTCGATGCCAGCTACAGCGGGAAGGTGGGCACCGCGCTCTTCGGTGCAGCCGCCGAGGTCTCGCAGCTGCTCGCATGGACCGCGTACGACACCGGAAACCACCAGCTCGCCCACCGCTACCTGACTTCCATGCTGCGCCTGTCCCAGGTCATCGACGACCGCATGTTCGGCGCCCGCATCCTCGGCAACCTCAGCCACCAGGCCAACTACCTCGGCAACCACGCTCAGGCCATCCAACTGGCCCGCGCCGCCGTCGAGGGCGCCAAGGGACGTGCTACGCCGCGCGCCATGGCGAACTACTCGGCTATGGAAGCCCGCGCACTGTCCAACGCAGGCGACCGCATCGCCGCAGGCCGCGCCATGAATGAGGCGCAGCGCCACTTCGAGAACGCCGACACCGCCGAGGATCCCGCGTGGCTCGGCTACTTCGACTCCGCGGAGCTCATGGGCGAACTCTGCCACTGCTTCCGTGATCTCAAGATGCGCCGCGAAGCCGTCGAGCAGGCTCAGCGCGCCGTCGACAGCACAGACCCGAAGTACGCCCGAACGTTGGGGTTCTGCCGCATGGTGCTGGCTCAAAGCCAGCTCCTGAACGGCGAGTTGGAAGCCGCCGTCACGACAGCAAGCCTGGCCGTAGACGGCGGCGACACACTCCAATCGAGACGATTCCAGCGGTACGTGACCGACTTCCAGGCCGAGGTAAGCATCCACGCCACGAACCCCACCGTGGCCGCATTCAACGACCAGGTGCACGACGCACTTGCCCGCCTGGAGGACGACGACTAGCGGCTACCAGGGCCGCCAGTCCCGAGGAGCGTCATCGTTTCGCAGACCAGCGATGCGCCGGCGGTACTCAGCCGCCGTCTCCTCGTCCTCCTGCACGTTCTGCATGAGCCACGTCGTCATGCCGAACTCCTGCAAACCGCGCAGCGTCTCGTACCCAGGCCAGTCGTACAGGTCCCGCCCGTACGCGGCCACGAAGTCGGCGTACTGCTCATCGGTCTGCCACCCAAGACTGTGATGCTCGACAGCCGTGACCATCAGATCCCACTCAGGATGGTCGTAGCAGAAGGCTTCGAAGTCGATCAGGATCACTTGCCCGCGATCATCCACCATGAGGTTCTGCACGTGCGCATCCCCGTGCACCGGCCCCTTGGGCGTCTCGAACCGCAGTTCCGCGTACTTGTCTTGGAGCTCCCGCCACCGCTTCCGTAGGAAGACCTTGTCATCCGGCGGGATCACAGCCCGCTCCATCCGCAGCTCCTGCTTGTCGAACGGCTCGAACGCCGGCAGTTCGAGTCCCTCCGGCAGCGTCAAGGAGTGCAGATCCCGCAGGACACCGCCCAACTCTCCGTAGGTGGCCTTGCGATCACCCTCGACTATCAGGTGCCAGAACGTCACAGGGTGCCCTTCGACCAAGAGCGGCTGCTCAAGATCCTCAACGATGCGCGCAGCAGGAAACCCTTCCTCCGCCAGCCACTTGGAGACGTCGACCTCCGTACGCGCCTTCGGCAGCCACTCTTCCCCGCGGGCCACACGCACGATCACCGGCACCGAGGCCAGCCGGAACAACGCGTTCTCTCCGAGCCGGATCAACTCCGCGTCTCTGTCGTCGAGCCCCGCCGCCCGGCACGCGGCCACCATCACCCGCGTAGCTCCCGTGGACGTGAACCCCTCTTCCGATCGAGCAGCGTCAACCGCCATGCCCGTACCAGCTCCCCTAGTCGCGCGCGATCAACCAGCGCGCATCTATGGGTGACCAACCCGACACACGCCAGACACGACCCTGACCGTACCCAGCTATAGACGATCGAGGCGAGGAAGGGGCTTGGGGAGTGAACCTTCACAGACACCAGCCCCTGGTTGGCGAACCTCAGCGTATGGACAGTCCGCGGCGCGGGAGCCAGCCAGCTATACGCCTGGCTCGACTGACCCGTCAGCTGGCTTCTGGTGCAAGGTCAGCATCGGTCAGAATCTTTCCGCCAGCCACGATCTTCGATTTCTCAATTGCCAACTTGGCCTCAGCCGTGTTGCCTGCGAATACGACAACGGCAAGCGATTCAACCGCGCGTGATACGCACACATAGAGCAGACGCCTAGTCCGCTCCAAGACCGAATCCTTTCCTGCGGCTAGGTTTCGCTTGTCGGTATCCGAGAGTTCCTTGATCCCGAACAACTTCTCATACGAGTAAAGGCTGTACTTCCCCTCTTCATCGTCCAGGACAACTATGACCTTGGAAAATTCCGTCCCCTTAGTTCCATGTTGCGTGGCGTACGGAGATTGCTGTTGGATGTACCTGAAATAGGCCGAGATTTCGCCTACATCGCAGGCCAAGAAGGCATCTAGAACTTCTTTAGTTTCCGAACCGAGGACGATCTCTGCATGCATACCATCAGGTTCCAGGTATGCAGAGAGTCGCGGATCAGGAGCAAAAAGGCCAGCAGCCACAGCCAGTCTCAGGGCCTTGCCGACAGATCCTGAGCCACCCTCGGTCACGTTAGTTCGGAGTAGGGATACGGCGTCACGCGCAAGGGTCAGTCTTTTCCTCAAATCCTGGTCTGATGCGTCCAAATTAAAAACGCCGCCACTCTGGCGAAGGACCGCGATTACAGACGGAGAGTCGACGCTATCAGCTGCACAAATAGGAAGAATAACGTCCTCGAACGGACGGAGCGGCCAGGCATCACCCTCGTCGAAGGCCTCTTTCAAGCCCTTCGAGCCACCGTCGTGGAAGGCAGCATAAAGTTGCTCAAATCCCATGCGCTTGGCCACCATCCGATGGACGATCATGAGAATCTTCGCACCTTCGCCGTCATCAGCCGAGTCCGCAGCCCAACTGCCGGCCTCACTGTTTTGCCCAAGCCAAGCTCGGACCCGTTCCAGTCGTTCACTTCTCTGGTCATCCGCGGGAAGAACGAAGAAGAAGAACTCACCAGCCACTTGCTTCTCTGGAAGGCGTCCGGGCACCTGAACCATGCCATCGGCATCCGACCGCACCTGATTAATAACATTGAGAACTCTGCTTGAGCTACGAAAGTTCTCTGGTTTCTCGATTCGCTCCCACTCTGCCTCTGCAACGATCTCCCCCACACCCCGCTGAAAGATCTGCTGCATAGGGTCTCCGAAGAAGCCAAGGCAGATGGCACCCTGGACCTGCGCATCAATATATTTGAGCGCCTCGACGACCTTAGGAAAGGTGTCCTGACTCTCGTCGACGAAAATATATGGATGCTTGCTAGCAACGATTCGCACGAGGAGCTTGCTGTCGAGAATCAAATCGGGAACCATCGTAACAATGTCCTCGTGACCAAGGATTCCCTTTGCGTAGTCACTTCCAACACCATACGAGTAACGTTCAACCTCTTTGACTAACTGAAGCTGGAGGTTAAGCTTCTCTAGGTCAGAAGCATCCTTCGCTATGGTCGTGCTACGTGTGCGCGATGTGTAATTCTCCTGCTTTTCCTGGATCTCTTGAATCGCACTCCGGATGTGATGATCGACCCACCTACCTATATCCCTCTGGAACGGTTTAATTAGGGTCCACAAGAAACTGTGAATGGTGGACACGGAGACTAGAGGGCTGTTGCCCACATCAGAATGGATTTCCTTAGCGGCTACCTCGGTATAGGTGATGCATGCGACTTGCTGAGTTCGAGCCCTTAGACGGGCACCGTGCTGCGTCACTACATGATCGAGCGCCTTCACTAGGGAAGTTGTTTTCCCTGAACCAGCGCCAGCAACCATGACGAAGGACCGGAGCTGATCTCCGTCCAGGAGACCACGCAACTGGATGTCTGCGGGCGTGTCCGGCGCAGAGACTCGTGATCTCATACTCCCCGCCCTTCCCCTGACGAGGGTCCTGCAGGTTGGGACAACAACCGCTCACGAAGCCAAATCAATCCGTCCATGATGTACCGCGGCGGCCTCCATGCAGCGTCTTGCTCCGCAATAAGCCCCAAAGCGAACCTTGTTTTATCGAGGTTCCGAACGCGCTTGAAGAGCGCATCGTGAAGTTCTTCAAGCGTCAATTGGCCTGATTTGGGAATGGATAGACCGACGGCTCTTCTCGACGGCTCCTGAGTCCAAGACAAGTTCTCCAGCGCGAAGGCTTCTTCGAGGGTTCGTCCAGCGAGCTCAACCGCGCCCGTCCCCCATTCGGCAAGTCGACGGGTCTGATAGGCAACTCGGATGTTTCCGTCTTCCTTATCCGCACCCTTAACAATCTTTTCACTGTCCGGCAGATCTAGAAATTCATCGATCGTGGTCAACTTCGGAAACCAGTGCTTGAGCGTCTCATTTGAGGTGATGGCACGTGGCTCAGTTGTCTTGCATGCATGACCGCCCTCGGATTCCTTAGCCTCCACACTCGTCTCTTCGGGCGCCTCAACGCTGTCAAGATCCGTGATGACTAGCGTCGTGATCTCCAGGAAGTCAAGCAACTCCTGAAATTTGTGGGCAAACGCTCCACCGACTTCGAGAATGGTAAGGTGGCACGCCTTCAGTGCAGGGAATTTACGCTCAATAATCAGGGGCAGCAGCAACCGCTCGACGTTACCCTCGACCAGCACAGCAGCGTCGGCAAAAAATAGGTCGCAATGAGTCAGCTTTAGGTACTGTTGCAGGAAATTGCGGGTCGCTTCTTCTTCTCCATTATAGAAGACCGAAAGATTCTTGACGTCACTGCGATGTGTTGCCTGAGCACCCTTATCTCGGCAAAAGTAGCGAATCGGCTTAAAGCTGCTCTCATACAGGATGTGTGACGAATGGGTGGTGACAACCATTTGAGTATGGAACCCCGGCTTAGCCTCGGGTAGGAGTTCGAAGACTCTGCGAATAAAGACCTGTTGGAGTTGCGCGTGCAGGTGAGCTTCTGGCTCCTCAATCATGATCAGGTGTACTGGCGGACGCTGCCCCTCCACGTCTTCCCAGGCATGATGGAAGTCCAGGATTTCAACCGCCATGTAGATCAGGTTTTTAAAGCCCAGACCGTTGTACTGGTCCGGCAGAACCTGTGATGACTCAGGCAGCAGAGCCCCATTGACAGATGGAAGCATGTAGTGAACGCGGGCACTCGTGCTCAACACGTTCTGGACATTGAACGAAGCTTTGACCACGAGACCGGCATTAGTGGCGCCCGGGTACCCGAGGTGCTCAATACTCTTGAGAATGGAGTCGAAAGCTTGAGCGAAATGCTCATTAAGAGCGGATTCTGAATTAGCGATAGCGCTAAGTGCATCCAGGTCCGTCTCGAACTTGTCCAAGTTGCGCTGATAGTACCTACTTAGCCTCCGAGACAGGTCTTCAGCTCTGCCATGCGACTCCGAGTCCGTGAGATGTCGCTGGGCATTTAGGAAATCGACTTTGATGAGTGCGCTGACCATTGCACCGGCGCCGGAAGCATTCGTTCCGAGATAGAAGGGGTGATATCCGGCCTTAGGGATCAGATCAGCATCACACTGCCGGGCGTCGAGTACGTAGTACTTAACTTCATACTCACTCGTCAGTCGCTTAGTGAGGTAGTCAGTAAGGTCCAAAGGCCAGGGTTTATAAGCGCCGTCAGAATGCTCGTCAGGCAGTTTCCTGTCTTTGCGCGACTTCTGGTAGTTCGCTACCAACGAGGAAGGGTCTCGCGGCGCATAAATCATTCGCAGTCCCACGGGCTCCCCGTCCCAGTCGAGGCCAGGTAGGAGATCGAGTACGCGATGCATATTATCGTCATCTACTTCGAACCAAAGATCAAAGTAGATCTTGGGTAGGTCAGACTCCGCATCACCCGTGACGGGGTCAAAGCTGTTGAAAGTATCCCAGCAGTCTGCTGAGAAATCGTAAATCTGAAAGCGAACCTTAGGGTCCAGGAAGCGCTGGAACACATGAGTTGCAGACGTCTTGCCGCTATTGTTCGCTCCGACGAAAATAGTCGTCTGCTTGTCGAGGTCTACCCGAACATTCTTTAGGCGGCGAAAGTTCTGAACTCGAAATGACTTAATATGCACTGAGTCCCTCGACATCTTCGGTTCTGAATTTTCAAGCACGTCGCTAGCCGAATGCTCGGCCGGCTTTACGCGCATCGTTGATTCCGGGGCGGCAACCGCAGGCGATTCGCCCGAATGTTCGATATCATCATCGGGTGGTGTCCAGCTCTGCGGAAGAGGCAGCCTCCCCCGCCCTCCCCTAATCCGCACGGCTACTTAGACTATCGGACTGGAGGCAAGCGTGACTGTCGATTCACTGATACTCCATTCTTTCGTGAGTGTCAGTGGTTACGCTGGATGTTCAAGGTGCCAAGGCGAGGCAGTGCCTCACACCGCCTCACACCCACGCCGCGACCTAGAGACCAGCAGGTACGGAAGCGTGATCCGTGGATCGATCAGTGGTAGTCGTAGAGGCCGCATCTTGGCAGGACGCCGTTGGACAAGACCGGTTTGTGGCGTTGCTGTACATCGCTACTGTGCCGCGAGACGCCGGCCGGTGCGAGGCTCGGCCCTCAACCTGAAGCTTCTCTGCATGGCCGTAGTGGGGCCCGACGCCAACGTTCATGAGGAGGCAACATGACGAGCAGGGTCCGCCTGGGCGATCGCAGCAAGCAGCCGACCTGGTTGTGGCTGATGATCTTGACGGCTCACCGTGGACTCTGTGTGTACTGCGGGCGATCGCGTGCCGAGACGCTGGAGCACGAAAAGCCCATCGCCGACCAGGGTGCTGACGTCTGGTGGAACTTCGTTCCGTCGTGCATGGACTGCAACCGTTGGAAGAACGGGCGCAGCGCAAAGGAATGGGTTCGAGATATGGACCTGCATCACCGCTATCCCGCTGTCGGGTTCGCAAAACGAGCTATGAGGCCCGAGGTCTACGCCGGCATCACCAGGCGGGTGGAGCGCACCCAGCGCGAGATAGCCGACCCTGACCGTCGCGACTGGTTCCGGCACCACTACGGCCATGCGAGGCACAAACGCAAGGCAGAGATGTTCGAGGCGCTCCACCGCTGCCGAGAGGAGCTGAAGGGCTATCCCCACTATCCGTGGCGTACGCCACAGGTCCGCGAAACCAAGGCCGACATCTGTCTACGCCTAATCTGCTGCGGTCACATGCACCCTGATGCTCGATCGGTGCACGCCATGCTGAGCGCCGAGCAGTACCAAGCGTTCCAGCGAGCCGCGTACCGAGAGCGCGTCCATCAAGGGGAACTGGTCGGGAAGATTGTGCGGCAATACCTCACGGAGAACGCTGAGTAGCGGGAGGCGGAGTTACCAAGGCAAGTACCAGAGGCCGATCTGGCGTGCCTAACACTCGTCGGTCGCTGCGACTGAAGCCTGACGCAGGGCCGTGACGTCCGCCGACGCTTCCCCAATTGGTAAGCACACTGCCCTGCCAGCTCCGCTCAAGCTCACGAGACGGGTAGCACTTGCGGAAGCGCCTTGGAGAACATCTCGTATGAACCCAACAGACCGCGCCGCTGATCAAGGCAATGCTGACTCAACGGCGAGTCATGGTTGGCGACATGCGCGGGGTCTCGCCGCAGAGCGTCTATCGCAAAGAGTGTCTGCTCCAGCCATCGAAGGGCCGCGCCGGATATGCGCTCAAGTTCTGCCACTTGGCAGGTCATCACGAGGTCGTAGTGCCCACGGAGTACCGCTCCCTCCGCTTGCCGAAGCCTGCCACGCACCTCGTCCAGCGACTCCCCATCGCTGAGGGCGTCCATCAATGCATCAAGGGCATCGACCGCCTCCCCAAGCTTCGCTTGGAAGGCCAGGCAGTTTTGGCGGCGCCAGTCATGGTGCTGAAGACGACGCTCCTCTTCCTTAGTCTGCTTCTCTAACTCACGCGCTTGAAGCGCCTGCATGCGAACACCCCGGGCAGCCACGCCTGCCCCCACCGCAGCCCCCGCCGCGCTCGCCAATCCCGCTAACCCAGCAGCCCAGACCGCAGCGACCCCCTGATCCATGCGCACGATTTTGCCGTGTTCATTGCAGGCGGGGTAGAGCGGAGTGGCAGTCCTCTCCCAGTAAGGAGAGAGCCCAACGAGCCGACTCAGATCAGCTCGGCTTAGGGGACAACCTGCGAGGCGCTCCCAGGGCTTGGCAGAGTCGGCCGGGGGGGGGGGGAGGCCACCCCCGGCGGGCGGGGGTGAAGGATCCCAGCGCAACCATGGCCATGGTTACCTCCTCCTCGCTCACCCCCACCAACGCCTCCACTACCCGATCGAGTGCCTTGCTTACTTCAGTGAGAGTGACAACTGAGCCTCTTCAGCGTTCTTGATCGTCAGCGGCAACAGCTTCTTCCCAGTCGGCCCGACTCTTATAGCCGTGTATATCTACGGACACGGCCACTCCCACCTTGGCTTGAATGTTGCATGCCAACACTACTTCGGCTCTTGCGGTGTGAGATTGGCGTACGACCTTGGGTGGGTGCTCAATTGCCCCTTGAGATAGCGCCGATCGCGGAGATTAGCCATGACAGCGTCATAGTGGGCCTTCTCTGCTTCCCAGTCTCGGTCGAGGTGGGGCAGCGACTCGTTCGACATCTCGCGAGCGAGGTCGTACATGTCCCGCCGCCAAGCCGGATCAATGGCGCGCTCATCTACAACTGCATTACGAAAGGCAAAGCATGCGAACAGGGTTGTAGACGCGATCAGGGAGACAGTTTCCTTGCAGGCTGCTTCATCGAAGGTGATGTTTGGGTTGAGATGAAAGTGATCCTCTTCCACCGAGATCTGCCCCATACAAGACTCGGCAGTAGGGTGCGCCCAAGCGGAAGCTTCGGTATAGAAGTGCTGATACTTCTCGACCTCGTCGGGAGGATCTCTGCGCACGTCACTGAGCCACTGGCGCACACGTACATCGGGAAACCACTTGCCGTCCCGAATCCATCTATCGGCCAGCTTCGGATCTTTGGCGAGCACCCGGGCCAAGCCAGCGGACTCATACACGGAACGCAACAGGTTACGTGCCTCAGCAAGGAAACCGTGAGCGGTGACGACCCAAGCCGCTTGAAGCTGCCGGTAGCTTCTAGCCAGCGCCACGGCAGCAGCGAGATCATTCTCAAACGTTTCCTCGAACGGGAAGCGCTCAATGCTGAACGCACCGTAGTGAAGCATCGCCATTGCGCGTCCGTACCAGTCAGTCTCAGGCCAGGCTTGGGCAACCTCAAGGAAGCGCCCAAGGTGAACTACGTCATCGGATGGTTCACCTTGTTCGAACTCTTCGGTCATGCCCTTATGATGCTCGTCCTGAGTGCACAACGCTACCACTTTTACGGCTCCCGCAGGCCGTTACTGGCAGTGCGAGAGCACGGGCTCGGTTGCCGATCCCCGGGAAACTAACCAAGCCCGCGAGGTGCACCTTAAGAGATATGCAAACCAATTATTCCATCAGTCGCATACGGGCCGACCCACTCGCCAAAGAAGGAGCCGGAGGGCAGCCTCAAGATATCTTCGTCATAAACAGCGCTTTCGTCAGGCCGGGTTCATCACCTGCCGCAGGCACGCTGTGCAGTCCGGCTGCGGCTGGGCCTCTCCATCAACCACTTCTCCGCAGTACCCACCGCACGTATCGCACACGAGGACGTGCGACTCCTCTCCGACGAAGGAGGCCACGTAGGCCGGGTTCTTGACCACCTCAACCGAGTACGTGGTCGACTCCTTCGGCAATGGCTTGGCTTGCGCTCGGTCGGCGAGCGCCACGTCCAGGGCCCTCATGAGCGACCTATCCACCTTCAGTAGTGCCAGGCCCAGTTCGGGGCCCAGCCCTGCCGGATCAAAGCGAAGCCAGCCGCCGACGAACAGCTTCTTCCGCAGCTCAAGTACCTGCGGCTCCGCCAAGCGGTGAGACGTCGCCTTCCCCGAAGCCTCTCCAACCTGGATGAACCGTGACTCGGTAACAGCCACCCAGAAGTTCGGACTGCTGTCCACGAGCGTGGGAGTCAGCGCGTTCATGTCCCTCGCCGCACCAAACGCCCTCACCGTCTCCCCCTGGTAAAGCGTTCGGTCGACCATCGCGCGAGCCGTGGCTGCATCCATGCGCGACATACGCGCCACCTTCATCTGTAATGAGACTGTGCAGGATGATGCACTCTAGCGCCGCAAATGGCTGTCTCGGGAGGTCCTGCCGCCCATCGCAGGCATCCAGCCGGGCCCACCACGCCACAGAGCACCCATCCGCCATCAACGCCAGCGGTACACAATCGCGGCGCCGCCCCGCTCATGGAATCAGACCCACAGAGCGTCTCTCACCTGCGTGTCGCTTCAGCGAGGTAGCCCTCTCGCGGCCAGCCGCCCCTCGGAACCATGCACCTCAGAATGCACGACTGAAGAGCTTCCAAGTGGCGGCAGAGGCGTTCTCGGCGTCTCCTGGTCGATCCGCTGCCGGTCCCGGCACCCCGAGCGACCTCACGGCGGCAGCCGCCCCGTCCTCGCCGTCGTCCCCCAGGACCTCTACGTTCGCCGCAACACCTCACTCACGTCAGTGAGCAAGGCCGCTGGTCGGAGCGTCCTCCTTGACCGTCAGTGGAGGCAACTTCTCCCCAGTCGCCCTGATTTGTATAGCGTGTCCATCCGCGGGCTGTTGGACTTATGTGATCCGTTTACTCGGCAGAGGACGCCGTCTCAGCATGACGGTTGGCAGTGGGTTCAATGGCCATGTCGGTCAAGAGGTAGTTGCACGCCATGGCG is a genomic window containing:
- a CDS encoding sporulation protein translates to MSREPNAHLVAVMDEAQVSNKGLAKRMKDAAEQRGVHLGTTHVSVQRWRDGAGITPQTAAIMADVLSTKTGRRITPGDLGFFDHSQQPAPQPIGYADTVPDVLSILERLADQSPDAPASDQLAIADGDLNSAVLSWMIARPDGIQPDRPSHQRVGMRDVRAIKDAAGMFMQLDFKYGGGHGHKALRHYFRHEVLPLLDASYSGKVGTALFGAAAEVSQLLAWTAYDTGNHQLAHRYLTSMLRLSQVIDDRMFGARILGNLSHQANYLGNHAQAIQLARAAVEGAKGRATPRAMANYSAMEARALSNAGDRIAAGRAMNEAQRHFENADTAEDPAWLGYFDSAELMGELCHCFRDLKMRREAVEQAQRAVDSTDPKYARTLGFCRMVLAQSQLLNGELEAAVTTASLAVDGGDTLQSRRFQRYVTDFQAEVSIHATNPTVAAFNDQVHDALARLEDDD
- a CDS encoding aminoglycoside phosphotransferase family protein; the protein is MAVDAARSEEGFTSTGATRVMVAACRAAGLDDRDAELIRLGENALFRLASVPVIVRVARGEEWLPKARTEVDVSKWLAEEGFPAARIVEDLEQPLLVEGHPVTFWHLIVEGDRKATYGELGGVLRDLHSLTLPEGLELPAFEPFDKQELRMERAVIPPDDKVFLRKRWRELQDKYAELRFETPKGPVHGDAHVQNLMVDDRGQVILIDFEAFCYDHPEWDLMVTAVEHHSLGWQTDEQYADFVAAYGRDLYDWPGYETLRGLQEFGMTTWLMQNVQEDEETAAEYRRRIAGLRNDDAPRDWRPW
- a CDS encoding HNH endonuclease signature motif containing protein, with product MTSRVRLGDRSKQPTWLWLMILTAHRGLCVYCGRSRAETLEHEKPIADQGADVWWNFVPSCMDCNRWKNGRSAKEWVRDMDLHHRYPAVGFAKRAMRPEVYAGITRRVERTQREIADPDRRDWFRHHYGHARHKRKAEMFEALHRCREELKGYPHYPWRTPQVRETKADICLRLICCGHMHPDARSVHAMLSAEQYQAFQRAAYRERVHQGELVGKIVRQYLTENAE
- a CDS encoding ATP-dependent endonuclease produces the protein MRVKPAEHSASDVLENSEPKMSRDSVHIKSFRVQNFRRLKNVRVDLDKQTTIFVGANNSGKTSATHVFQRFLDPKVRFQIYDFSADCWDTFNSFDPVTGDAESDLPKIYFDLWFEVDDDNMHRVLDLLPGLDWDGEPVGLRMIYAPRDPSSLVANYQKSRKDRKLPDEHSDGAYKPWPLDLTDYLTKRLTSEYEVKYYVLDARQCDADLIPKAGYHPFYLGTNASGAGAMVSALIKVDFLNAQRHLTDSESHGRAEDLSRRLSRYYQRNLDKFETDLDALSAIANSESALNEHFAQAFDSILKSIEHLGYPGATNAGLVVKASFNVQNVLSTSARVHYMLPSVNGALLPESSQVLPDQYNGLGFKNLIYMAVEILDFHHAWEDVEGQRPPVHLIMIEEPEAHLHAQLQQVFIRRVFELLPEAKPGFHTQMVVTTHSSHILYESSFKPIRYFCRDKGAQATHRSDVKNLSVFYNGEEEATRNFLQQYLKLTHCDLFFADAAVLVEGNVERLLLPLIIERKFPALKACHLTILEVGGAFAHKFQELLDFLEITTLVITDLDSVEAPEETSVEAKESEGGHACKTTEPRAITSNETLKHWFPKLTTIDEFLDLPDSEKIVKGADKEDGNIRVAYQTRRLAEWGTGAVELAGRTLEEAFALENLSWTQEPSRRAVGLSIPKSGQLTLEELHDALFKRVRNLDKTRFALGLIAEQDAAWRPPRYIMDGLIWLRERLLSQPAGPSSGEGRGV
- a CDS encoding UvrD-helicase domain-containing protein, with the protein product MRSRVSAPDTPADIQLRGLLDGDQLRSFVMVAGAGSGKTTSLVKALDHVVTQHGARLRARTQQVACITYTEVAAKEIHSDVGNSPLVSVSTIHSFLWTLIKPFQRDIGRWVDHHIRSAIQEIQEKQENYTSRTRSTTIAKDASDLEKLNLQLQLVKEVERYSYGVGSDYAKGILGHEDIVTMVPDLILDSKLLVRIVASKHPYIFVDESQDTFPKVVEALKYIDAQVQGAICLGFFGDPMQQIFQRGVGEIVAEAEWERIEKPENFRSSSRVLNVINQVRSDADGMVQVPGRLPEKQVAGEFFFFVLPADDQRSERLERVRAWLGQNSEAGSWAADSADDGEGAKILMIVHRMVAKRMGFEQLYAAFHDGGSKGLKEAFDEGDAWPLRPFEDVILPICAADSVDSPSVIAVLRQSGGVFNLDASDQDLRKRLTLARDAVSLLRTNVTEGGSGSVGKALRLAVAAGLFAPDPRLSAYLEPDGMHAEIVLGSETKEVLDAFLACDVGEISAYFRYIQQQSPYATQHGTKGTEFSKVIVVLDDEEGKYSLYSYEKLFGIKELSDTDKRNLAAGKDSVLERTRRLLYVCVSRAVESLAVVVFAGNTAEAKLAIEKSKIVAGGKILTDADLAPEAS